The following are from one region of the Rosettibacter firmus genome:
- the pyrE gene encoding orotate phosphoribosyltransferase has product MIENQILEIFLKTNALLNGHFLLTSGRHSNQYFQCALVLQYPEYNEFICSLIANHFRSFNIDVVISPAIGGIVVGQEVARQLNKKSIFAEREDKSLSLRRGFQIEEGKRYLICEDVVTTGGSVFEVMEIVRNNGGIVAGVGYIVDRSNNKVNFGVPQFSTLQLDVVSYLPEECPLCKENKIPLIKPGSRKINP; this is encoded by the coding sequence ATGATAGAAAACCAGATTCTTGAAATTTTTCTAAAAACAAATGCCCTTTTAAATGGGCATTTTTTGTTAACTTCAGGTAGACATAGTAATCAATATTTTCAATGTGCACTTGTTCTTCAATATCCTGAATATAATGAATTTATATGTTCACTTATTGCAAATCACTTTCGAAGTTTTAATATCGATGTTGTAATTTCACCAGCTATTGGTGGTATTGTTGTGGGACAGGAAGTTGCAAGACAACTCAATAAAAAATCTATATTTGCTGAAAGAGAAGACAAGTCTTTATCTTTAAGAAGAGGGTTTCAAATTGAAGAAGGGAAGAGATATTTAATTTGTGAGGATGTAGTTACTACAGGTGGTTCAGTTTTTGAAGTTATGGAAATAGTAAGAAATAATGGTGGTATTGTTGCTGGGGTTGGATATATTGTAGATAGAAGTAATAATAAAGTTAATTTTGGTGTACCACAATTTAGTACTTTACAACTTGATGTTGTTTCATATCTTCCTGAAGAATGTCCTCTTTGTAAAGAAAATAAAATTCCACTTATTAAACCAGGTTCAAGAAAAATCAATCCCTAA
- a CDS encoding M64 family metallopeptidase encodes MKKIFLFILFYTSIIFSQINYDEFFTEEAIRFDFFHTGNKDTEIISFDKIIKEQLWAGSKKNLIDTFYYGNYMLEVYDEETNKLIYSRGFSTLFQEWQTTEEAKNTWRTFPGSVIIPFPKKNVRLEIHRRNKRNIFEKKFEYTINPASYFIIQEKKKPYNSFKVYYSGEPAKKLDIVFIPEGYTLNEMEKFKNDCKRFVDYLFEYSPFSENKNKINIWGVEAPSPQSGVDIPGKGIWVQTILNSSFYTFDSERYLMTTDLFAVRDIAANAPYEQIFILVNTSKYGGGGIYNFYNITASDNEHSKQIFIHEFGHGLAGLGDEYGNDNTYQEFYPLDVEPWEPNLTTLVNFNSKWKNLIQPDTPIPTPPEEKYKNKIGVFEGGGYVSKGVYRPSLNSIMNSFSSNEFNEVCKRVLQNIINFYSE; translated from the coding sequence ATGAAAAAAATATTTCTCTTTATTTTATTCTATACATCAATAATATTTAGTCAAATTAATTATGATGAATTTTTTACAGAAGAAGCAATAAGATTTGATTTTTTCCATACTGGAAATAAAGATACAGAAATAATCTCTTTCGATAAAATTATAAAAGAACAATTGTGGGCTGGTTCAAAAAAAAATTTGATTGATACTTTTTATTATGGAAATTATATGCTTGAGGTTTATGATGAAGAAACAAATAAATTAATTTATTCAAGAGGCTTTTCTACACTTTTTCAGGAATGGCAAACAACAGAAGAAGCAAAAAATACTTGGAGAACATTTCCTGGTTCTGTAATAATACCATTCCCAAAGAAAAATGTTAGACTGGAAATTCATCGAAGAAATAAAAGAAATATTTTCGAGAAAAAATTTGAATATACCATAAATCCTGCCAGTTATTTTATTATTCAAGAAAAGAAAAAACCTTATAATAGCTTTAAAGTGTATTACTCAGGAGAACCAGCAAAAAAATTAGATATTGTTTTTATTCCAGAAGGTTATACATTAAATGAAATGGAAAAATTTAAGAATGATTGTAAAAGATTTGTAGATTACTTATTTGAATACTCTCCATTTTCTGAAAATAAAAATAAAATAAATATATGGGGTGTAGAAGCTCCTTCACCTCAAAGTGGGGTTGATATTCCAGGAAAAGGTATTTGGGTTCAAACAATTTTGAATTCCAGTTTTTATACATTTGATAGTGAAAGATATTTAATGACAACCGATTTATTTGCTGTAAGAGATATTGCTGCGAATGCACCATATGAACAAATTTTTATTTTAGTAAATACATCTAAATATGGTGGCGGTGGAATTTATAATTTTTATAACATTACTGCATCAGATAATGAGCATTCTAAACAAATTTTCATACATGAATTTGGACATGGTCTTGCAGGTTTAGGTGATGAATATGGAAATGATAACACATATCAAGAATTCTATCCTCTTGATGTTGAACCATGGGAACCAAATTTAACTACACTTGTGAATTTTAATTCTAAGTGGAAAAATCTAATTCAACCTGACACACCAATACCTACACCTCCAGAAGAAAAATACAAAAATAAAATTGGTGTCTTTGAAGGTGGGGGCTATGTTTCAAAAGGTGTTTATAGACCTTCCTTAAATAGTATTATGAATTCTTTTTCGTCTAATGAATTTAATGAAGTATGTAAAAGAGTTTTGCAAAATATTATAAACTTTTATTCTGAATGA
- a CDS encoding 4a-hydroxytetrahydrobiopterin dehydratase, whose amino-acid sequence MKLLNKDELSEKLNELKDWQLVDNKLVKELKLKNFSDAIAFIVKVGIEAEKLDHHPDINLYGWNNVKIFLSTHDAGGITEKDINLAHKINQL is encoded by the coding sequence ATGAAATTATTAAATAAAGATGAATTATCAGAAAAATTAAATGAGCTGAAAGATTGGCAATTAGTTGATAATAAGCTTGTGAAAGAATTGAAATTAAAAAATTTCTCTGATGCTATTGCATTTATAGTAAAAGTAGGTATCGAAGCAGAAAAATTAGATCATCATCCTGATATAAATCTTTATGGCTGGAACAATGTTAAAATCTTTTTATCAACTCACGATGCAGGTGGAATTACTGAAAAAGATATTAATCTTGCTCATAAAATAAATCAACTATAA